A section of the Malania oleifera isolate guangnan ecotype guangnan chromosome 2, ASM2987363v1, whole genome shotgun sequence genome encodes:
- the LOC131147767 gene encoding peroxidase P7-like: protein MAASQIFFFMCLVIVTAIVIPSTYAQLNPSFYEKTCPTALTIIKSKVQQAIGIENRMGASLVRLHFHDCFVNGCDGSILLDDTPGNKGEKNAGPNAKSARGFEVMDEIKGAVESECKGVVSCADILAVAARDSIEMLGGLYYPVPLGRRDAQTASFKDANNNLPAPTFNLSRLLSSFAAKGLNSKDLVVLSAAHTLGFARCVSFKNRIQNDTNIAPDFAAQLAQNCPKDGSGDNNLHGLDETPDKFDTKYFENLMEYRGLLTSDQQLYDGNFSNFVTHLVMFYRMNSDQFRADFADSMIKMGKIQPLTGSRGEIRKNCRRVN, encoded by the exons ATGGCTGCTTCACAAATCTTCTTCTTCATGTGTTTAGTGATAGTTACAGCTATTGTGATACCTAGCACATATGCGCAGCTCAACCCTAGTTTCTATGAAAAAACTTGCCCTACTGCCCTGACAATCATAAAGAGCAAGGTACAGCAGGCAATTGGAATCGAAAATCGCATGGGAGCTTCCCTTGTCCGATTGCACTTCCATGACTGCTTTGTCAAC GGTTGTGATGGATCAATTTTGTTGGACGATACCCCTGGTAATAAGGGAGAGAAGAATGCTGGGCCTAATGCTAAATCTGCTAGAGGTTTTGAGGTGATGGACGAGATAAAAGGAGCCGTTGAATCAGAGTGCAAAGGTGTTGTTTCGTGTGCAGATATTTTGGCTGTTGCAGCTCGTGATTCCATCGAGATG CTGGGAGGTCTATACTACCCAGTGCCTTTAGGTAGAAGAGATGCCCAAACTGCAAGTTTCAAGGATGCAAACAACAACCTCCCTGCCCCAACTTTTAACCTCTCAAGACTTCTCTCATCCTTCGCAGCCAAGGGGCTGAACTCCAAAGACCTGGTCGTCCTCTCGGCCGCCCACACCCTCGGTTTCGCCCGATGCGTTTCTTTCAAGAACCGCATTCAAAACGACACCAACATAGCCCCAGACTTCGCGGCACAATTGGCTCAAAACTGCCCGAAAGACGGCTCGGGAGACAACAACCTTCACGGTCTGGATGAAACTCCTGACAAGTTCGACACAAAGTACTTCGAGAACTTGATGGAGTACAGGGGCCTCCTCACTTCAGATCAGCAGCTCTACGACGGAAACTTCAGTAATTTTGTGACTCACCTGGTGATGTTCTACCGAATGAACTCAGATCAATTTAGAGCAGACTTTGCAGACTCCATGATCAAGATGGGGAAAATCCAGCCTCTCACTGGATCTCGAGGAGAAATCAGAAAGAACTGCAGGAGAGTTAATTAG